aagagttcttatattaagcatccgGTATTCCATGTTATTTGGAGGACCCCCAATttacatttggacacgtgtattgtgaccccacgtaataattaaaatagtggggcCTTTTATAATATGTGTAGGTCTATGTTACACATGTCAAAATATATATGAGATGTCttccatttgacatggagaaccgaatgtttctaataatttgtCATTCATCAAATATATTTGtttaataaaatagaaaaaagtatttcataatttctttaaattaatcttcaatttatatgcaaaaaaaaaaaataaatcaattggGTTTCTTTTAAGtcgaaaatattaattatttggttttTTTAAAGTTTAAATCGTATtgataatatatgtatatatatataatttttttacgacatatgtatgtatgagctaataaattttttaagcCCCTTCCAACCTGGGTCTTAGGCCAACACACTCTCGGCCTAGATAGAGGGTCGGCAACATTGATTCTCTCACTAAAACTAGAGGACTATGGGTTTTTTccatttacaaataaaaaaaatttaggttGACGTTGCAAATTTGATGGTTGAtgacttcaaaataaaaattaaatttatttagtatcatatttactgtGGAATcacgtttttattttttaaaatcatcatttttgagCTTTATCTCTGTAAATATTAACTTTATCTCTCATAACCAAACAATACATaaaaggataaggtgcaaaaacacTCATAACATTTAtagcaaagagcaattttatccctaatgtctaaaatgatacaattttacccctaatattggcagacaagaacaattttacccctaacattggcaagttaggtcaatatcaaatattattataaaacacatatattttgttccttattctgcaccaattataTATTAGttcgttttaaaaaaaagattttatattttctgtaatttaataatagaattggagattaatatttataaattcggtgaaattttttgaattttttttgtccaactcgtacaataggcagtatattttttaatttaattttttttgacatctaaacatatgtttatgatctgttactaacgagTGATAAACCGATTcacatgtgaaatgtagatgacaagattcatgacttagaacataatttgatgaattatttctcaaattgaccaaacctGACAatattatgagtaaaattgctcttagctaccaaaactaggggtaaaattgcatcattttttacgttagaggtaaaattgctcatggctttaaacgttaggagtatttttacaccttatcccataCATAAATGACCACAAAACTAaaaagttaattaaaattgattaaaatatcatcaattcttgaaatttaagattcattaaaaaaaatagacaaatgtAAACTTAAAAGTAATTGATTTGTAATGGAAAAAAAACCATAGCCATCTGGTTTTAgcagggataaggtgcaaaaatactaaaatactactaaCGTCTATAGTCAGGAGAAATTTAacccttaacatctaaaatgatacaattttaccgTTAATGTTgacaaattggatcaatttgaccAATTATTCAACAAACTGTCTTTTCAAtaatgaatcttgtcatttacgaTTTACATGATTTTATTACTCATTAATAACAGattacaaacatatgattagacgtgaaatttaaaaaaaattaaaaaatataccgtcttttgtatgaattggataaaaaaaaattcaaaaatttcactaaatttataataatatctgaaattgatacAACTTGTGaacgttaaaaataaaattgtctcATTTTAAACCTTAATAGTAAAATTACTCGAGACGGATAATTTCTGAaccttatcatttctagaaaaaAAAGCATactgtaaatatatttttattgtttacttTATATCTCattatttaaaacaaataatGGAAATATATAGTGACGATGACggctttttctatttttggttATTATTTATTTGACTGGAAAAAGACATAAcaatgagaaaagaaagagaaagtgaaaaGTCTTGCAAATACTAAAATGTGGTCGAAGCCACCATCCCTTTTCCATTCTATTTCTATGGAATCAAACAAAAAAACATTTCACAATTCCATGAAACTTCACTACAGATAGTGACACATACCCATACCCATTAaccaattattttaattaacaaacataaaatattaaaactaACGCTCCCAAATTTATCACtgacgttgataaattgggtcaatctcaaatattattaaaaaataatattagatattttattttctatattttgTATCAGCTTtatattaattgttttttttaattatttttatgtttttgaaatttcatattataattgtagtttaatatttttaaatttgataaaatatttagatattttttcaatttgtaCAGAACATAGTATAAAATATTTGAATCTGTTACTGATGAGTGTAATAAAATGACGTACATATGTAATGAAAATGACAAGATTCAAGACTGAGAAaacatattttaataaattagtttttaaaTTAATGTAACTTGTCaaggttaggggtaaaattgtcaTTGGTTACCAACTTTAagagtaaaaaattacaatGAATTGTCAACATTAAGGAacttttgcaccttatccttttttttcttcttctatactGACAAGAAAAATAGACATTTTGCCGGGCTCAGGTAAAGTCCAACGGGGTTCACCTAaaaatgtacaacttaagctcAACAGGTTTCACCTAAATTTTTTGATCGGGTTGTGCTCGtacttaaaaaaacaaatgcTAGCTCAACCGATTAAAAATacctaaaaaataatataaattatttaataataaaaattaaaatttacacttaaaataaatttaatatataaatttataaatttaataaacaataATAATGGGATTGGCCGGGCCGGGCCAGGTAGACTTGACCGATCCATCTCCAAGTCTGCCCATAGAAACTATGAAATTccaaatttaaaacatgttgTTTTCAAGTTTTAAGTTATAACAAGTGGAATTGAAGTTCAAACTTTGACTAATATACAtgtagtttaattaattagttcaATACAcatatttatgttttttaaatttgatagtggagatcaatattttaaaatttaataaaatatttggattttttcaaCTCGTATAAAACACGGTgtaaatttttaacttttttcacGTGTGTAATCTATGtaataaaatatgtaaataTGCAATGAGTATGACAAGATTTATATTAGTTTTCAAATTGATTCAATTTGTCAATATCAGAGGTAAAATTATCATTGGTTGCTTACATTAAGGTAAAATTGCACGCGATAATTGCTCTTCATTGTCAATATTAGAAGAATTTTTGCACAttttcccttttgttttttCTCTACTAACAAGAAAAATAGATATGTTCATAGCCCGGGCTCGGGCCAAGTCCACATGTTTTACCTTAAATGCGCAACTTAAGCTCAACCGACTGTCAGTATAGATGGGTTCGGACCAGGCTGTACTCGGGCTTAAAAATGAAATCCTACACTCATTCTCATTAAGCTCacctaaaatatatattttttaataataaaaattaaatttatcattcaaataaatattaatatatatgtgaatttataaatttaataattaatattaatatgtcGGGCTTAGCCAGCGGGGCTGGATCGACTTatcctatttttataaattccaaTCCATAATAGAATAAGTGAGCTTTTTTAGGTATGACCTAATATCATTTTTTTCGAAATCCAACCCATTAGATGTGAGTCTGGACAGACTTGACAAGTACGTGGACTCATGAACAAGTCTATATAAAAGTAGTAATACTTAAAACACCAATTTTATTCGCAAGAATCAAGACGATTAAATTACTTACCGAGATCTTTAATAACAACTATTAAATTTTTTAGGTACGCAACTACCATGAATGTGTGTCACATAATCCTATATCAGTAAGGGCGAAGCTAGCTCAGAGTTCGGAGGGCTGGAAACCCCCGGCCACCAGCTCCACCTCTGAGGAGCAGTACTTCCACTCCTTGTAGCTCCTCCTaacattagtttatattttcattttgtagtgttatttcaatattttaaaGTTGTTAAGTTGGTTTAAGACCATGCTTTAACCTTAGAGGTGTTTTATTGAACTTATTATGTAAATGTAAtatcattattaattattttcaatgaCTCTTTATCCGCGTAAcaattttgaattcatttttatagtatcttttttccataaaaataaatatattttttatttttgaaactcAAATAactttctaaattaaattttaaattatgaaaattataaaaaaatttataactaaaaataaaaaatataaaaaatgttatagtttttaaaaaattagtattcaattatagaaaattaaatgtccaaatttttgaaactgtatagaaattaatatatctaattttttatttattttttttttgtggggaAGCTCTTagtctagtggttgagagcttacttaTGCCttgagaggtcatgggttcgaatcacatccgggtctggtgggaatttttctttcttctttaatgtaagcgcattgcgcaactttttttttttaaatatatatatatatatatctaatttTTTAACCAACACACTTAAATTGGGTTAAATGCACCACtagtcactgaacttacatgattgtctcaaaatggtcactcaacttcaatttgtctcaataaaattactcaattttgagttttgtctcaattaagtcACTATAACGattttaatgattaaaaatcaCCAAAATGATGGCACAAGTGATACGTTAATATGAGAACTCATATTTCTAACCAAAATTACACATGACATCCACATATGCACCAGATGGCTATCACgtgtcgattatttttatggaaaaaaaactaaaatttagtttttttcataaaaaatagCCGGCATGCGGCTGTCACATTCCGTTTCGGTCAAATATTTGAGTTAACTCATGTTAACGTGTCATTCATGTCATTATTTCGATGcgttttaaccactaaaatcgatagagtgacctaattgagacaaaactcaaagttgagtgattgtATTGAAACAAAATTGAAGTGATCATTTTGAGACAATCATGTAAGTTCAAtaaccaatggtgcatttagcTAAACAAAACTTTGCACGACTTAGCGCACTGAAAAGCAGGATTAAAACTAGTCCAGCTCTATCTTTGCAGAGACAATTTGGACAATAAACTGTGAAATTCCAGATTAAAAAACATCTTATGCAATTGAAGATCTGAAGATATGATTACTAGAGATTTTGTAAATACAACTGGTTTTTTAAGTATCAATATTGTAATATTACATTAATAGGAAATCACTATAAAAATCAGTAATTAAAGACTAATTAAGCTGTACATAAACAATAACATAACAAAGGATGGCAATTAACCATTATTAACTCAAATCACCAGTCAAATACTGATTTGGGTTTAATTCTACTACAAACGCAGAACTACAATTACATAATTCTATGGTaaaatgatatttattttttaatttaagagcGAGGAGGGGGGAACTAGGCAGcaggacatcccaactaggtcggcaccccctACGTACCTAGAAAAACCCCGACCCGATTTAttaaaatggaaaaataaaagTTACAAAAGAATGAAACaatgaaaaaatgaagaaaacagTAGAACAGTTACATGCCAGAAACTAACTACTAAACCGGTAAGAGACCCGGCTGGATTCGTTATCACTGACCAAGCTGCGGCAGAAGTCCTGCTCATGGTAAAATGATATATTTCTTCTATGTAACTTAATGAACTATTAATAAGGTTGAATTGCAGCGATGTCATCCAATGGAGTTATCGGTTCATCTCCAAAATTATTGAATGGTCTCCAATCGAAATTTGTGTCCAACAGAGTCACGACATCTACATCATCATTCGATGGATTGGATTGGGTAGCTGAATCTTGCAATAATCTCCAAACTTCTGATTCGGTCCATTCTGTTAGATTTGCTTTTTGTTGATTTCTCGTTTCTTCAATCGCACCTAAAATCGCAATACACAAGATTGGATAAGTACTCAAGATATATATATGGCATAAAGCCCATTTGACCCCTTCAACTATAGAGCTAAAAACAATTAACTCCATGTTCTTATCAAATCAGCAATTGggtccctgaactttgcaaaaaCTAACAATTAAACCCAAACAAAAATAGAGGAAGATAAATGGTGAGCATTGCAGAGTTTAGACCAAATGTAAGCAGAATGCCAGTAGGTAAGCAGAGTTCATCAATTAGCCCCTTGTTCTTCTCAAGTTCATAGAGTACACTTCTTGATGAGAGGGGAGTAGCAATTAAACAATTTTCTTTAGCATAACTGAGATTGCCACCATATATGCAGATACTTATTGCTTAATGAAGTAAATGATATGTTATTCTTGTAGCATTTAATGTTGATTTTCCATAGAGATGAAAAACAAAGTAACATTTTGCTTGATCCATAACTGTGTTCCAAGATATTAGATTTTGGATCGGCAAAGCTTTATGATGAAAAGCACACCCACATGAACACTCAATACCTCCAATTAATCCTTATTTCTATTCTTGCGTGGAAGACCTGGTGATATCCAGCCTATAGTTGGTCTAAACTCTGGCCTGATGTTATCTTTCTCTATCTTGTTCGTGTTTAATTGATGGGTTTTGCAAACTTCAGGGACTCAATTGCTGATTTGAGAAGAATAGGGGCCTAATTGACTTTAGCTTATATAGTTTAAGGGGCCAAATGCTCTTTaggcctatatatatatatatatttctaaaGTGAAtgaaataacaataataaatttcATAGAAATGACAGAATTATTAACCGAAAGACACACGATTAAATTGTAGGGATTAACCTTGGTTATTGAAATTGAATTGGACATCCACATCACCACTTAAGGGATTGGATTGGGCAGTTGAAGGTTGCAATGATCTGCAAGCTTCTGTTTCTGttaaattttctttttgttgattTCCAATTCCTTCAACCGAACCTGAAATCCCAACATACAAGATTAAATAACCACTTGAAGATGTATATTCACAATACTTATATGTTTCCTAAAATGAATGAAATAGCAATAATAATGAGTTTCATAAAAATGAGTTATAGAAATTAACCTTGGTTACTCAAATTGAACCGGACATCCACATCACCACTCAAGAGATTGGATTGGGCAGCTGAAATTTGCAATAATCTAGAAGCTTCTGTTGGATTTGCTTTTTGGTGATTTCCAATTTCTTCAATCGCACCTGAAAAAATGCAATACACAATATTAGATAACTACGTGAAGATCTGAATATATTCATActgatatatgtttttggtaaaatgaaCCGAACAGCAATAAAGGGATTGTTAAAGTGACTGGATAATAGAAATGTACCTTGGTTAGTGGAACCGAATTGGACAGAATTGCAAGCCCTTTTACTCGGATGAATTTCTGCATGCTTTTGCAAGCTGCGCTTCTTGGTTGCATTTGTAGCCGGTTCAACAATATTATCGAGTTGTTTGTTTCTAATAGCGCAGATAACATAGGCATCGTTCTTTTTAGTGCTTGAATACTCGTGCATTATCCAATGACCGTTATCTCCGGCATCATTGGGAAATTCAAAAATCAGCAATTTCTTGAACCCAAGTAACTGGCCGTGACAATCTTCAACGGGTTTGGCAGCATTCTGTCCGCTCCAGGTGCCGCATCCAGCAGTCCTTTTAGCCATTTTACTTTTATTAGTCTTCCTCTTCAACTCGACAAAGACATAATGTATCTGTTGCACATCTTTATCGAAAAGCAGCCATGGCTCTTTATCAGCATAAACATCAGCAACTTGGATAGGGTAAAAAGGAGGCAAGTTTTCCCTTTGAGAAAGAAATAGTCCGAGAAGTTCTTCATCAGTGGGACTGAATTGAAACCCGACAGGAAGAGAAATATTGTTTGCCATTCTTATATTTTCCTCTACTGATTTTTCTACAACACAAAAATAACTAATCAGTCCatagaaaataatttttttcaagATTTTTCTACGATACAGAAAAAATGGAAGTGAAAGAGAGATAAGAAATTAGTATATATCTATATAGCCTTAAGAGAAATTTGGGTTTGCTGATCATATTATCACCCACTAATAATTAaggaaattaataaaaaatcaaagaaCAAATACAACACTAACTAATCATTAAAGAACAAAACTATGTTAATATAAATTATGaggggaaaagtataaaaataaaacttgtgGTTACACTGTTTTCGATTGCAccattgtggtttaaaaatttacaaattggtaactTGAGGTTCATTCCTAAAGATGTTAAAACTGAAAGAGaaaagaattaatttaattcttatatttatattttataaattaacctcgttattatctaattattataaataaacctcaaaataaaaaaataaaaatcattccCACCatcttctctatctctccttatTTTTTAGA
The window above is part of the Euphorbia lathyris chromosome 3, ddEupLath1.1, whole genome shotgun sequence genome. Proteins encoded here:
- the LOC136223473 gene encoding NAC domain-containing protein 19-like — its product is MANNISLPVGFQFSPTDEELLGLFLSQRENLPPFYPIQVADVYADKEPWLLFDKDVQQIHYVFVELKRKTNKSKMAKRTAGCGTWSGQNAAKPVEDCHGQLLGFKKLLIFEFPNDAGDNGHWIMHEYSSTKKNDAYVICAIRNKQLDNIVEPATNATKKRSLQKHAEIHPSKRACNSVQFGSTNQGAIEEIGNHQKANPTEASRLLQISAAQSNLLSGDVDVRFNLSNQGSVEGIGNQQKENLTETEACRSLQPSTAQSNPLSGDVDVQFNFNNQGAIEETRNQQKANLTEWTESEVWRLLQDSATQSNPSNDDVDVVTLLDTNFDWRPFNNFGDEPITPLDDIAAIQPY